The Phalacrocorax carbo chromosome 2, bPhaCar2.1, whole genome shotgun sequence region TGTGACAgtggggggctcagggctggACCCCGAGAGGGCTGGGGGGTCTTGGGGCTTGTTGCTGTGACGgtggggggctcagggctggACCCTGAGAGGGCTGGGGGGTCTTGGGGCTTGTTGCTGTGACGgtggggggctcagggctggACCCTGAGAGGGCTGGGGGGTCTTGGGGCCTGTTGCTGTGATGGtgggggggctcagggctggACGCTGAGAGGGCTGGGGGGTCTTGGGGCCCGTCACCATGATAgtggggggcacagggctggacCCTGAGAGGGCTGGGGGCTCTTGGGGCCTGTTGCTGTGACAGTGGGGGGCTCACGGCTGGACCGCGAGAGGGCTGGGGGGTCTTGGGGCCTGTTGCTGTGACGgtggggggctcagggctggACCCCGAGAGGgctggggggtcttgggggcTTGTTGCTGTGACGgtggggggctcagggctggTCCCtgagagggctgggggggcctTGGGGGCCTGTTGCTGTGACGgtggggggctcagggctggACCCCGAGAGGGCTGGGGAGTCTTGGGGCCTGTCACCATGACGgtggggggctcagggctggTCCCtgagagggctgggggggtcttGGGGCCTGTTGCTGTGACGgtggggggctcagggctggACTGCGAGAGGGTTGGGGGGTCTTGGGGTCCATCACCGTGATAgtggggggctcagggctggTCCCtgagagggctgggggggtctcgggggcCTGTTGCTGTGACGgtggggggctcagggctggACTGCGAGAGGGTTGGGGGGTCTTGGGGTCCATCACCGTGATAgtggggggctcagggctggACCCTGAGAGGGTTGGGGGGTGTTGGGGCCCATCACCATGATGTTGAGGGTCTCAGGGCTGGACCCTGTGAGTGTTGAGGGGTGGGTCTCGTTGCCCGGTCACCACAAGGgattggggggggtgtctcAGGGCCAGTCACCATGATAGCTGGGGGGGTCTTGGAACTAGTCATGCCGATGATGGGGGTCTTGGGGGCCGGTCACTGCAAGGCCTGGGGGGTTTTGGGCTAGTCACTGTGAtgggggggctcagggctggACCCTGTGAGTGATGGGGGGGGTGTCTCATGGCTGGTCACCACAAGGGCTGGAGGGTCTTAGGGCTGTCACCATGATGCCTGGGGAGAGGGTCTTGGAACTGGTCACAACAATGGTGGGGGTCTTGGGGGCCGGTCACCTCCAGGCctggggggtttggggctggACCCTGAGAGGACTGGGTGGGGGGTCTTGGGGCCAGTCAATGCGATGGCGAGGGTCTCAAGGTCGGATGCTGCAAATGCTTGGCGGGGGGTCCTGGGGCCAGTCACCGCAAGGGCTGGGGGAACTCGGGGCCGGTCACCACGATGGTGAAGGGCTCGTGGCTGGTCACCACGAGGACTGGGGTGGTCTTGGGGCTGGACCCCGCGAGGGCTGGGGGGTGTCGGGGCTGGTCACCGCGCTGGCGGGGGTCTCGGGGCCCCGGGGCGGCCGTCGGGCGTTACCTGCAGAAGTTGTGCAGACACTCGCGCAGCAGCACCCCCTCGCCCGGGGCGACCTGCTGGTAGCAGATGCgacactccagcacctcccgGTTGGGAaccagcacctcctcctccagctgcagcagctgctggaagtTCTTCAGCCGCTCGGCCTCCAGCGCCTGCCGGCGAGGAACAGCCCCGGTCAgcaccccggccccgccaccaGCTCCCCCAAAGTGGGCTcaaccccccccacaccccacagaGGGGCCCAAGACCAGCATTTGCCACCTccgtcccctccagcagcccctgccctgacTGGGGGAGGCTGGTGCAACTCCACCTCTCGCAGCCCTCGTGGCCACCATCCAAGTGACCGGGGCCACTCGTCCCAAGCCCCCCGCGGCTTCAGGAGGAGCGGCTGCGCTCGGGGAGTCGGGTCTGCATTTGCAGGGACCAccttttccccccacccagggaAAGGAAAGCACAGCGGGGGGGGCTGCACCCCGGCGTTTCCCCGTCCCATCCCCTCGCCCGTGCAGCCGAGGGACACGCGTACCAAGCCCCGGCAGCCGCTGGGGACCCAGCAGCCCCCAGAGGGTCAGAGCGGGCATTTCTGGGGcactttaatgtattttaaacccTGCGATTTTCTGTCTGCGTTGCTGAGGCGGGGGCACAAGGCAGCAGGGCCCCTGCTCGCCGggtgcgtggggctgggggagcgtGCGGCGCTCGGCCCTCGGTGACGCTACGTCGCGCCAGCGCTTCGTGATCACCGCAGTCACGAgcccccagggctcagcattTTGCCAGGAGGCTGCCGCAGCCTGCTGCCccaccgccccctccccggcacccAGCCGAGCCCCAGCctccgctcccggccccggTGAAGGCGGCAGCACCGCGGCCCGGCGACGGCGCAGCGTCCCCCTGCTGCCACGCAGCCCTGCCAGGAAGCGCCCGCCGACTTCCCTTCCAGTTCACAAAAATCACAGCATCACCGAAcggtttgggtgggaaggggcctTAAAGGCCGTCCGGTCTGACCCCctgccaggagcaggggcaTCTTCCACCAGGTCGGGTCACTCAGAGCCacctccagcctggcctgggatgtccccagggacggggcatccaCCACCCCTCGGGGCGACCTGAGCcggtgcctcaccaccctcacagtaaagaatttcttgcTTAGATCTAGTCTCAGTCTCCCGCCCTTTAGTCTAAacctgttgccccttggcctgtcgctgcaggccctgctaaaaagtctgtccccatctttcttatacttattttaagtactggaaggccacaagaaggtctccccgcagccttctcttccccaggctgagcaaccccacctctcccagcctctctccccaccaGAGGGGTTCCAGCCCTCGCACCATTGCCGTGTCCCTCCTCCGGACCCCTCCAACAGGCCcgtgtctgtgctgtgctggggaccccagagctggacgcagggCTCCGGGGGGGTCTCAGCAGAGTGGAGCAGATGGggagaatcccctccctcgccctgctggccccGCTGCTCTGGATCCAGCCCAGGAGATGCtcggctttctgggctgtgagcgcacgTTGCCAGCTCGTCTCGTGTTTGTcaccccccgtgtccccacggccttctccgcagggctgctctcaccccatccctccccatcCCGTGCTGATCTGTGGGGTAtggccccagcccaggcacaggACCTTGCTCTTGGCCTCgctgaacctcatgaggttcccACGGGCCCACCTCCCCATTTCACTGCACGAACACCGCCAACCAGAGCAGCCATCAGCAGCTCCCCCCACGCCGCCGGCGCAAGAAGACGGCAGAGCCGCGCTGGTGGGATAAGGCTTTAATGAGGGAAGGAATCCATCCGTGgcccctcctgcagcactgccacGCGCCCGACGGCCGCTTCGGGGAGGCACAACCCAACCCACGGAGCCACAGTGCCAAACCGAGGGTCCCGTCCTtccccccggcccgggggccGCCCAGGTCCCCCCTGGGACAAGCCGGGCCCTGCGTGGCTGCGGGACGACGTCTCCAGAGCAAAGCGTGACACGGAATTGCCGTCCCTGCGGCCCCTCAGGGCGCCGGCAGCTCCCGGAGCCGGAGGGACCCGCGGCACCGAGCACCCCGGCCGATGGCCGCCCTGTGCCGGGTCCACACGGGCGCTGGGTTGGGCAGAGCGGCTCTGCCCGTCccggtgccggccccgggggagCGCAGCGTTCACAGCAGCCAGGAACAGGATTGTGGcaccagggacccccaaacccacgGCTGCACCCTAGCCAAGAGCCCCCTGACCTATTCCCATGGGTCCTGCAGGGCTGACGCCCCGGTGAGGGCTGGGGCCTATGAGGCaagggggggctgcagggctcagggacccccagtGGCCCCCGCCAGCTCCCAAGACCACGGCTGCTCGACGGGCAGCCTGCTGTGACACCACCCCCCACCTACAGCACAAGGAAGAAACCCTGAGCCCGAGACCCCCCCCAGAGCATGGCCCCCCAAGCCTCAGAGACCCCCAAGCCTGAGACCCAGGCCGAGCACTGTCAGCACCGACGGTGCCAACCGCCGGCCAGTCCCTGAAGCCCTCGCGAAGGGGATGGTGGCAGAAAGGCAGCCACCAGGCCACGGGCCGGCCGGCGTCCGGGGCTCTGGCTGGGCacgggaggagggggctgggctgcaggcacAGGGGGGCAAAGGGAAAactcccagggctgggctggtgaGCAATGGGGGGCTCGAGGAGGAGCCCGCCAGGCGCCCTGGGGGTCCGGGATGCACCCCACTCCCCGCTGGcacctggggcaggaggagcagcgtGCCGGACGCCGTTAACCCGGGAGGTGCCGCGCTCGCTGGGCTGATCCTGTGATCCGAGAGACCCAGTGCCTCGCGttcccccaccagccccccacAAGCTCCCAGAGTCCCCTGAGCGAGCAGCACGTGTCACCCCCTGGCAGCTCGGGGCCGAGCCCCGGCCCCACCGGCTCTTCTCCTGCAGAAAGTTCCCGCATCAACTCTAGGGTGTGAGGAAGGGGGTGGCCCGGCGGCAGCCGCTGGGCGCACGCGGGGGCCGGCCTGGTGGGCACTGGGTCCTGGCGGGCACCGGGGGGGGCCTGGCGGGCACCGGGTCCTGGCCGGTGGGGCAGGACGGGGCATCCGGGTGAGCCAGGCAGAGGGCGGCTAGCAGAATTCGGAGGACAGGTGGATGAAGTCATCCAAGGAACCCGAGCCCAGGACGCAGTGCGCAGCTGAGCcatcctctctccttcccttttcctaGCGGGATCCCGgcacaagagaaaaaagaaagaagagaaggcttggtCAGTGGCTGAGCCGGCGGCCCCCCGAGTCCCGCAGCGCACCCTGACCTTGGGGCTGGGGCTCCCCCCGCAGCCGTGGCCCTGGGGGCGGGGAGGTCCCATCGGAGCCCCCCACACGTTTCTAAGAAAAGGGAAACGGCTTCCAGCAAAGAGGAGAAAGCGCAGCCCGACGGCTCCTCGGCACGGGGCTGCCGACACAGCAGACTACACAGTTAGGCGAGGGAAGAGGGGCTGGTCAGACTGGGGTGCTGCGTCCTGCCAAGCTCTGCCCACGGGGTCGCGgatccctgccctgccacagATCGCTGCCGGCCCTTCGGACGTGAACGAGCGCGGTCAGatcccggcggcggcggcgatcTCCTCTAACAGCCAGAAGACGCCGCGCGCTCACGACACAGCACCTCCGGCTGTCCCCGGGGCgcgcaggcaggcagcccctcggcgcaggggggaagggggctgcGACAGCCCCCCCGTGCTGCGCCTCGGGGTGGCTGCCTCTCCTTCCCGGCCCGTttcccagagctgcgcaggaCCCGTGCGCCCGCGACACCTCCGAACCCTGCCGATGCCCGATCCTCCCCCGTCTGTCCTTGAGCACGGGGTGCGGGGAGCGCAGCGGCTCCCCGAGGCTGACGGTGAGCCCCCTCACCTGCTGGTACTGCAGGatcccctcctgctcctgctgcatcCTCCACAGCTCTGTCTCATCCGGCTTGTAGCTGCCGGGGACCACGTAGTCGTCGGGACGGTCCGTGCTGCACATCTCGCAGCCCGGCCGCGTCGGCTTGTTGATGAAGGTGCATTTTGGACACGACCAGCCCGCCTGCAGGGACACACCAGAGATGCAGAAGCCGAGAAAAATGCTTCAGAGGGAGGAAAGTGGGGGGGATAGGATACAGAGGGAGCACCAACCCtttcccagcaccccccagaCCGGGAGAAAGGGAGGATGCTGCGGGGGCAAAGCAGGGCGGTGATGGGGGACACACCGTGGGCCACGTACCTGCACCGGCGAGGGCAGACTCGTGGCAGCAGGCTTTGCCTGGGCACTGAAAAGGTCGCCGATCTGCAGCGTGTCCAGGTGCTGGCTGATCTCACCGATGTCCATCTTCCTGCTGGTCTCATTCCCCCAGCCTGGAGAGCGATGCCGGGGAAGAGAGATGTTACAACCAGCCCCGGGACCGGCACGGGATCAGGCAGCCAGGCCTGGCCAAGAGCGTGCCACGCTCTGCTGGGATGGCCCTGCTCTCTCCAGGGGAGAGGCCGCTCGTCCCAAGCCAGCTCCCGGGCAGGGAGCACAGATCCCGGGGACCAGCCCATCGGCACAAGCGGGGTCAGCCCGCGGCGCTGAGCCCACTCCCGGTCCCGCGGAGCCCAGCAGCTCGCGGTGCAGGACTCCGATACGCGACAAGGATTGCCCAGGGTGGGCTCTGGACCTCTCCTCACCACCCCGCTTTCGGGAAAGGGAAAACCAACAGGAAGGCCACGAGGGGTCTTCCCGAGCACGCCCGGCAGCACAGAGGGTGCAGGCAAGCGGCGGCTTCCCAAGACAGTGGGTATTGGCTTCCAGAGTCCCGCTCCACTACACCCCGGAGAAGCCGCTCACCCTTTTCTACCGGTGCAGCAGGGCCTGAGCGACTGCcgtgccccccagcccagggaggtaCCGCTCAGagagccccccagcaccccacgcGTCCTCACCCACCCTGGCGCAGCAGCACCCCGATGCCAGGATCCCCATCCCCGCTGCTAAGCCCAGCCTGGCATCTTGTGCCAGAGCCAGGCGGGACCCGGTCTGCCCGCCGGGAGGGCGGAGGGGAGCCAGACCTTTCTTCGGAGACATGTTGGGCAGGGTGTTGTATTTGTGCCGTTCCccggcagcgtcggtcagcgaGGAGGTGGAGCTGAGCATGACCTGTGCCTGGTCCTCCTCGTAGCGCTGCTCGGTGAGCTCGGCCATCTTCGCCGAGAGCAGGTAGAGGTACGCGGTGTCGCCGTCCCTGTGGATGCCGTAGGAGGAAACGGTCCTTTCGTCCACGCACAGGCACTGCCCGATGATCCAGCGCTGAACCAAGGGGTGGAACCCGTAATCCTGGAAGACCTGGGCAGCAGGGGAAGCTCAGAGGTGAGCCCACAGCTGCGGCTTCCCCACAGCTGCTCACCCCGCCTCGCGGCTCACGGGGGCCGATGGCACGCGTTGGTGAGCCAGAACTGGTGAAGACTTGGCTCCAcaaagggagaggagcaggtGGGGAAGCCCAGCCCCTACACAGCGGGTACAAGCACCAAAAAAGGGGCTGCAGAGGCCTCAGGGGCTCCCACCGCTCCGTACCTGTTGCTTGAGCATCGCTATTGTAGTGTGAGCGCGGACCCTGATGGTGATGCTTGCGGAAGACGTCGCATCCTCCACGCCGACCTTCATGCTGGAGAAGAGAGACGGGTGCTGTTAGAGGAGGGCTGCCGGGACCAGGGGTACGGCAGTGCCGCTGCCAGGGCGGGGGAGGGTCCTGGCACCGCACTTGGCCCCAGTCGCGGAGCCAACGGCGCAGGCGATGCCCCGGGGGGGCTCCCGCAAGGCCCAACACTGGGTTTCCAACCACCATCCGTACATCGCATCCAAGGAAACCGGCACAGGCACCCCCCGGCCTTCGCCctgccctcctctgccagcagctcccggcCCGTGCTTGCCGAGGGCCGCACCCCGAACCTCACGGGGAACTCGTCTCCCCCCGTTTTGTTTCCCCTCCATTCCAGCCTATTTATCCTTGCAGACTCCACACAGCCTTGGCAAGGATTTCCGCTGCGTGCTTAGATACAGTTAGAAAAAGTCTTCCCTTTCACTTGCTTTAAATTTGCTGCTTCCTAATTTCCTGAGCCTCTTAGACCACCTTCACCCCCACTGGTCTCCCACAGACCCCCCTCGCCCCGCAGCTGCCTCTCCTTCGGACCAGAGTCCGAACGTCTCAAGCCCTCCTCTTGCAAAAGGTGTTTCTAAGCACAAAATCTAAGCTGCGCTTCCCCAGCAGGTAGGGCTGGAATCTCCCCTTTTGCTCCCTCGCCGTTTCCTAAGGACCCTGCGCTGGGTTTGCGCGGtgaggttttggtagcagggggttGCAGGGGTGGCTCCTGGGAGAAGACACCAGAAGCTTCCCCCGTGTCCGATGGAGCTGATGCCACCGGCTCCAAGAGGGACCTGCCGCTGGCCAcggccgagcccatcagcgacggtgcctctgggataacagatttaaggggaaaggaggggaaggaggtgctccagacgccggagcagagattcccgTGCAGCCTGaggtgaagaccatggtgaggcaggctgtccccccgCGGCCCGTGGGGGCTAGCGGTGGGGCAGGCTGTCCCCCCGCAGCCCGTGGGGGCTAGCGGTGGGGCAGGCTGTCCCCCCGCGGCCCGTGGAGGACCCcgcaccagagcaggtggatgcccaaaggaggctgtgaccccatgggaagcccacgctggagcaggctcctggcaggagccaTGGCCCCGGGcagaggagcccacgctggggcaggtttgctggcagggcttCTGAGAAGAGATGAGAccattggtctcttctcccaagtcaccagtgacaggacgagaggaaacggcctcaaaCTGCACCAGGGGACACTTAGATTGGAGATTAGGGaagatttctttccttcaagagtggtcaggcgctggcacaggctgcccagagaggtgggggagtcaccatccctggcgGGGTTCAAACATCGTGTAGCTGTGGGACTCcaggccatggtttaggaggcctgggggtgttgggttggcggtcggcggacttgatcctagaggtcttttccaacctgaatgattctatgagttGTGACCCCGcaggggacccacactggagcactctgttcctgaagggctgcgccccagggaagggacccgcacTGGAGCGgctcatgaagaactgcagcccatgggaaggacccacgttgAAGTTCATGAAGGgttgtctcctgtgggagggaccccacgctggagcaggggaggagtgtgaggagtcctccccctgaggaggaaggagcagcagagacagtgtGAGATGGACTGaccgcaacccccattccccatccccctgcgccactgggagggaggaggtggaggaaatgggagtaaagttaagcctggggagaagggaggggtggagggaaggttTTTTAagattcagttttatttctcatgaccctgctctgatttgatcggtaataaattaatttccccaagccAAGTCTCTGATGGTAAGCACCGAGTGATCCCTCCCTGTCCCGATCTCgacccacagcctttcctcacacCTCCTCCCCGCGCCGTCCAGCTGTGGAGGGGGGGATTGAGCAGCCGGGTGGGCACGTAGCacccagccagggtcaacccacaaCCCAGGTGCCTGCTGCGCCGGCTGTTGCCCACCCACTGGATTCTGGGCTTTTCTGGTAGCATCCAACACCCTGCCCCTGCATCCCCCCTCTCCATCCTCCCAGGAGCTAGGGAAGGAGGACAAATCCCAGGATATCACGTTCCTCCAGGAAAGCCGTGGCTTCGCCAGCACCAGCTGCccatttccctctccttccagGAGAGATCCCAACTGATGGGAGTGGAAttcacagagcagctctgctccagaggctgctggaggctgctctgccagcccctgaCAGACACGCTGGACCATCACCACTCCAGGCAAAACCAGACAAATAAAAGACAGTCCCAAGGGCAACACAGCGCGGGGACACGGGGCGAGCGACCCAAACGTCCAGCAgaagggcagggctgcaggggaggaggtgctggcCGGGCAGGCAAGACGCCCCCAGGCTCACggcacagcaggcagctgccccgGAGCGCAGAGCCCCGGCGCCGGACCCACGGCTCCACCCGGCGCAGGTCGTGCTCCCGTGGGCCCGGGCGGGGATGCGGAGGAAGATGGGCTGCGCTCGTGTGGGCTCCGAGAAGGCAACGGTCAGAGGTGCTCACCTGATATCGTCCGTGGGGTAGTTGGACTCCTTCAGGAGGATACTGAGCGTGGCTTGCTGGCGAGCCAGGGCCACGGCGCACTGCGAGGCCATCTCCTCGTCTCCGTACTCGATTGCCTGGGCGAGGTGCAGTGCCAGGTCCTCTGCGGTGGGACAGAGAGGGAGAACCGTAAAGGAGCAGCCGGTCTGCAAACACCCTCCCCGGGGCATGGCACAACCGCTGCCACCCACGGCACCGGCCAGGCCAGCACCCAGAGGGGCCTGACTCTGCGTGTGCCACAGCCGCACAGCCAGAAACAGCACCTCTGGTTCAGTTGAGCACAGAcacagtgctgcaggagctctgcGCAAGGCCGCTCGGAGGCACGCTTGCCGTACGGCCTCCGGCggagggaggaggagcagctgaggctgAGACCACCGAGGGAAATTCCTGGGGCCACCAGGAGCTTCATTCTGTccctccctgcacagctccGCTGATCTGATCCCCTGCAGCGGCCCCCTGGGgtgtgcagccccagcccagcctcaggGGAAGCCTCTGCCCATGAGCCAGaagtgcccaggtggccaaggaggccaccagcccccgggcttgtgtcagcactggtgtggccagcgggggccgggcagggatggggcccctgtgctcggccctggggaggccccacctcgagtgctgggctcaggtttgggcccctcaggacaaggagggcctggaggggctggagcgtgtccagagaagggcagcggggctggggcagggtctggagcacaagtgtgctggggggcggctgagggggctgggggggtttagcctggagaaggggaggctgaggggagcccttctcgctctctgcagctgcccgagaggggctggagtgaggggggggtcggtctctgctcccaatAACAAGCGATAAGACAAGCGGAAACGGCCtgaagctgcaccaggggaggtttaggttggatattgggCACAGTTTCCTCGCGGCAAGGGCTGCCAAGCgccggcacaggctgcccagggcggCGGTGGAgcccccatccctgggggtattgCGAAGCCGTGCGGACGCGGCGCTGAGGGACGCGGTTTAGTGCCGGGcttggcagggctgggttagCGGTGGGGCTCAAGGACCTGACGGGTCTCTTCCAAGCCCAGTGATTCAATCATTCTATGATAAAAGGGCTTGTTGTTAGCCACAGGCCGGGGAGCAGCTGGACCTGGGTCTGAG contains the following coding sequences:
- the SHARPIN gene encoding sharpin isoform X5; translated protein: MVFNFEEEREAQKWWTIVSSSLREVQKASDSMLASQASSLPAAAGGVSADQDPETALSLELSEKEDLALHLAQAIEYGDEEMASQCAVALARQQATLSILLKESNYPTDDISMKVGVEDATSSASITIRVRAHTTIAMLKQQVFQDYGFHPLVQRWIIGQCLCVDERTVSSYGIHRDGDTAYLYLLSAKMAELTEQRYEEDQAQVMLSSTSSLTDAAGERHKYNTLPNMSPKKGWGNETSRKMDIGEISQHLDTLQIGDLFSAQAKPAATSLPSPVQAGWSCPKCTFINKPTRPGCEMCSTDRPDDYVVPGSYKPDETELWRMQQEQEGILQYQQALEAERLKNFQQLLQLEEEVLVPNREVLECRICYQQVAPGEGVLLRECLHNFCRECLRQVINYSEEPEVACPFRDDSYACGSHLQEREIRALVSPEEYRRFLERSLVLAERRSQNSFHCKTTDCRGWCIYEDSVNEFRCPICQALNCLLCKAIHEGKNCRQYQDDLRVQAQNDAAARQTNDMLQTLVQIGEAMHCPTCLIIVQKKDGCDWIRCTVCQTEICWVTKGPRWGPGGPGDTSGGCRCNVNGQRCHPQCQNCH
- the SHARPIN gene encoding sharpin isoform X3; the protein is MKLRRRARKPAVCLELPPGPNVADYDLKDISYKVRSPTCHELVVLASSDEPMVFNFEEEREAQKWWTIVSSSLREVQKASDSMLASQASSLPAAAGGVSADQDPETALSLELSEKEDLALHLAQAIEYGDEEMASQCAVALARQQATLSILLKESNYPTDDISMKVGVEDATSSASITIRVRAHTTIAMLKQQVFQDYGFHPLVQRWIIGQCLCVDERTVSSYGIHRDGDTAYLYLLSAKMAELTEQRYEEDQAQVMLSSTSSLTDAAGERHKYNTLPNMSPKKGWGNETSRKMDIGEISQHLDTLQIGDLFSAQAKPAATSLPSPVQAGWSCPKCTFINKPTRPGCEMCSTDRPDDYVVPGSYKPDETELWRMQQEQEGILQYQQALEAERLKNFQQLLQLEEEVLVPNREVLECRICYQQVAPGEGVLLRECLHNFCRECLRQVINYSEEPEVACPFRDDSYACGSHLQEREIRALVSPEEYRRFLERSLVLAERRSQNSFHCKTTDCRGWCIYEDSVNEFRCPICQALNCLLCKAIHEGKNCRQYQDDLRVQAQNDAAARQTNDMLQTLVQIGEAMHCPTCLIIVQKKDGCDWIRCTVCQTEICWVTKGPRWGPGGPGDTSGGCRCNVNGQRCHPQCQNCH
- the SHARPIN gene encoding sharpin isoform X4, encoding MKLRRRNVADYDLKDISYKVRSPTCHELVVLASSDEPMVFNFEEEREAQKWWTIVSSSLREVQKASDSMLASQASSLPAAAGGVSADQDPETALSLELSEKEDLALHLAQAIEYGDEEMASQCAVALARQQATLSILLKESNYPTDDISMKVGVEDATSSASITIRVRAHTTIAMLKQQVFQDYGFHPLVQRWIIGQCLCVDERTVSSYGIHRDGDTAYLYLLSAKMAELTEQRYEEDQAQVMLSSTSSLTDAAGERHKYNTLPNMSPKKGWGNETSRKMDIGEISQHLDTLQIGDLFSAQAKPAATSLPSPVQAGWSCPKCTFINKPTRPGCEMCSTDRPDDYVVPGSYKPDETELWRMQQEQEGILQYQQALEAERLKNFQQLLQLEEEVLVPNREVLECRICYQQVAPGEGVLLRECLHNFCRECLRQVINYSEEPEVACPFRDDSYACGSHLQEREIRALVSPEEYRRFLERSLVLAERRSQNSFHCKTTDCRGWCIYEDSVNEFRCPICQALNCLLCKAIHEGKNCRQYQDDLRVQAQNDAAARQTNDMLQTLVQIGEAMHCPTCLIIVQKKDGCDWIRCTVCQTEICWVTKGPRWGPGGPGDTSGGCRCNVNGQRCHPQCQNCH